A window of the Lactuca sativa cultivar Salinas chromosome 7, Lsat_Salinas_v11, whole genome shotgun sequence genome harbors these coding sequences:
- the LOC111883837 gene encoding cyclin-dependent kinase F-1 has protein sequence MDPAPPSTTKSWSIHTRREITSKYEIQNRIGSGAYSDVYKARRLSDDLTVALKEVHDYQSAFREIDALQTLQHSPNVVELHEYFWSEDEDAVLVLEYLPTDLASVIRTAKKEWNGLSVGEIKRWIIQILLAVDACHRSSIIHRDLKPSNLLISATGVLKLADFGQARIRLAPGFLSVHDNTQPQVQESSLFQQQETITQETRPNLMEPPPLRTIEEYPKDPIDELQLEKETNFPDVDTSCLATFTTSDIEDDFLKSNYSYNETGNDESALLTSCVGTRWFRAPELLFGSTNYSAEIDLWSLGCIIAELFTLQPIFPGTSDIDQLSRIFTVLGNLNEEIWPGCTQLPDYKIISFGKVENPSGLASCLVNRSQDEISLVEKLLCFDPAGRAAAMELLHDKYLNEEPGPVPLGELRVPGSNRGGDDDGSSESGEWGGGGPMGSDSDFDDFGGFDVTKGSGGDYSLRFE, from the exons atggaTCCAGCTCCGCCGTCAACCACCAAGAGCTGGAGCATACATACCCGCCGGGAGATCACCTCCAAGTACGAGATTCAAAACCGAATCGGATCCGGTGCCTACTCCGACGTCTACAAAGCTCGCCGTCTCTCCGACGATCTTACAGTCGCATTAAAGGAAGTTCACGATTACCAATCCGCTTTCCGAGAGATCGATGCGCTTCAAACTCTACAACATTCTCCGAATGTTGTCGAGTTGCACGAGTACTTCTGGAGCGAAGACGAAGATGCAGTGCTTGTTCTCGAATACCTTCCGACGGATTTGGCGTCGGTGATCCGCACCGCGAAGAAGGAATGGAATGGGTTGAGCGTCGGAGAGATCAAGCGATGGATTATTCAGATTCTATTGGCGGTTGATGCTTGTCATCGAAGTTCCATCATTCATCGTGATTTGAAGCCATCAAATTTGTTAATTTCCGCCACCGGTGTACTCAAGTTAGCTGATTTCGGCCAG GCAAGGATCCGTCTAGCACCTGGATTCCTTTCAGTTCACGACAACACACAGCCACAAGTCCAAGAATCATCTCTCTTCCAACAACAAGAAACAATCACCCAAGAAACCCGTCCAAATCTCATGGAACCACCACCTCTAAGAACCATAGAAGAATACCCAAAAGACCCCATTGATGAACTCCAACTCGAGAAAGAAACAAACTTCCCAGATGTAGACACATCATGTCTCGCCACATTCACCACTAGTGACATAGAAGACgacttcctcaaaagcaactacTCATACAATGAAACCGGAAATGACGAATCCGCCCTTCTAACATCATGTGTCGGGACCCGTTGGTTCAGGGCACCCGAGCTTCTATTCGGGTCAACAAATTACAGTGCAGAAATCGATTTATGGTCTCTCGGGTGTATAATCGCAGAGCTTTTCACTCTACAACCGATTTTTCCAGGCACTTCAGATATCGATCAATTAAGTCGAATTTTTACAGTTTTAGGCAACTTAAATGAAGAAATATGGCCCGGGTGTACACAATTACCTGATTATAAAATAATTTCATTTGGGAAAGTTGAAAACCCAAGTGGGTTAGCTTCGTGTCTTGTGAATAGATCACAAGATGAGATTTCACTTGTGGAGAAGTTACTTTGTTTTGACCCGGCGGGTCGGGCTGCAGCCATGGAGCTGCTTCATGATAAGTATTTGAATGAAGAACCGGGTCCGGTTCCTTTGGGTGAATTGCGGGTTCCCGGGTCGAACCGTGGTGGAGATGATGATGGGTCGAGTGAATCTGGTGAATGGGGTGGGGGTGGACCCATGGGTTCGGATTCGGATTTTGATGATTTTGGTGGGTTTGATGTTACTAAAGGAAGTGGTGGAGACTATTCGCTAAGGTTCGagtga
- the LOC111883857 gene encoding uncharacterized protein LOC111883857 isoform X2 has protein sequence MSSNFGSKMVEPSVISNARFTYVHDYHKFLPLQAVDTHHIIAQRSVVKPIVIYLFVILLVAYATFLHFEQGKPVTTVLWCLLFGLLLVKLFIWRPIVKESVIIMPSFGVQLETHYGSGKIRRCFIPVSKILKPVLNEHVTPVTCWWCLSLLLRDQDELTLVFKKFHPPLKMLVPIWKALCDATECKQSSEVFQEEE, from the exons ATGAGCTCCAATTTTGGTTCTAAAATGGTGGAGCCTTCTGTAATTTCGAATGCGAGATTTACATATGTGCATGACTATCATAAGTTTCTTCCTCTCCAAGCCGTTGACACCCACCATATTATCGCTCAGAGAAGTGTTGTGAAGCCAATTGTCATATACCTCTTTGTGATACTTCTCGTAGCATATGCTACCTTTCTCCATTTCGAACAG GGAAAACCAGTCACGACTGTTTTATGGTGCCTACTTTTTGGTCTTCTCTTGGTCAAATTGTTTATTTGGAGACCAATTGTGAAAG AGTCCGTGATAATCATGCCTTCTTTTGGAGTCCAACTTGAAACTCATTATGGAAG TGGAAAGATAAGGCGATGCTTTATCCCTGTAAGCAAGATTCTTAAACCGGTGCTTAATGAACATGTTACTCCAGTTACTTGTTGGTGGTGCTTATCTCTCCTACTACGTGACCAAGATGAACTTACCTTAGTTTTCAAG AAATTCCATCCACCCTTGAAAATGTTGGTACCCATATGGAAAGCTTTATGTGATGCCACTGAATGTAAACAAAGCTCTGAGGTGTTTCAAGAAGAAGAGTAA
- the LOC111883857 gene encoding uncharacterized protein LOC111883857 isoform X1 yields MKLHRATMTFTQGEDDIVSMSSNFGSKMVEPSVISNARFTYVHDYHKFLPLQAVDTHHIIAQRSVVKPIVIYLFVILLVAYATFLHFEQGKPVTTVLWCLLFGLLLVKLFIWRPIVKESVIIMPSFGVQLETHYGSGKIRRCFIPVSKILKPVLNEHVTPVTCWWCLSLLLRDQDELTLVFKKFHPPLKMLVPIWKALCDATECKQSSEVFQEEE; encoded by the exons ATGAAACTTCATAGGGCTACAATGACATTTACCCaag GGGAAGACGATATCGTTTCCATGAGCTCCAATTTTGGTTCTAAAATGGTGGAGCCTTCTGTAATTTCGAATGCGAGATTTACATATGTGCATGACTATCATAAGTTTCTTCCTCTCCAAGCCGTTGACACCCACCATATTATCGCTCAGAGAAGTGTTGTGAAGCCAATTGTCATATACCTCTTTGTGATACTTCTCGTAGCATATGCTACCTTTCTCCATTTCGAACAG GGAAAACCAGTCACGACTGTTTTATGGTGCCTACTTTTTGGTCTTCTCTTGGTCAAATTGTTTATTTGGAGACCAATTGTGAAAG AGTCCGTGATAATCATGCCTTCTTTTGGAGTCCAACTTGAAACTCATTATGGAAG TGGAAAGATAAGGCGATGCTTTATCCCTGTAAGCAAGATTCTTAAACCGGTGCTTAATGAACATGTTACTCCAGTTACTTGTTGGTGGTGCTTATCTCTCCTACTACGTGACCAAGATGAACTTACCTTAGTTTTCAAG AAATTCCATCCACCCTTGAAAATGTTGGTACCCATATGGAAAGCTTTATGTGATGCCACTGAATGTAAACAAAGCTCTGAGGTGTTTCAAGAAGAAGAGTAA
- the LOC111883880 gene encoding uncharacterized protein LOC111883880: protein MTFVVCFSLHVKFRTIYHPCFDYDTNFAKILFNDDSLSSNFGSKMVEPSIISNARFTYVHDYHKFLPLQAVDTHHIVAQRSVVKPIVIYLFVILLVAYVAFLHFEQGKPVTTVLWCLLFGLLLVKLFIWRPIVKESVIIMPAFGVQLETHYGRYSTYPNIYKKIH from the exons ATGACATTTGTGGTTTGCTTCAGCCTTCATGTAAAGTTTCGTACCATTTATCATCCGTGTTTTGATTATGATACAAATTTTGCAAAGATCCTTTTTAATGATGATTCCTTGAGCTCCAATTTTGGTTCTAAAATGGTGGAGCCTTCTATAATTTCGAATGCGAGATTTACATATGTGCATGATTATCACAAGTTTCTTCCTCTCCAAGCTGTTGACACCCACCATATTGTCGCTCAGAGAAGTGTTGTGAAGCCAATTGTCATATACCTCTTTGTGATACTTCTCGTAGCATATGTTGCCTTTCTCCATTTCGAACAG GGAAAACCAGTCACGACTGTTTTATGGTGCCTACTTTTTGGTCTTCTCTTGGTCAAATTGTTTATTTGGAGACCAATTGTGAAAG AGTCCGTGATAATCATGCCTGCTTTTGGAGTCCAACTTGAAACTCATTATGGAAGGTACTCAACTTACCCCAACATCTATAAAAAAATTCACTAA
- the LOC111883879 gene encoding rac-like GTP-binding protein ARAC7: MSVSKFIKCVTVGDGAVGKTCMLICYTSNKFPTDYIPTVFDNFSANVAVDGNIVNLGLWDTAGQEDYSRLRPLSYRGADVFVLAFSLISRASYENVLKKWMPELRRFAPNVPVVLVGTKLDLRDDRGYLADHFGSNVITSAQGEELRKQIGAAAYIECSSKTQQNVKAVFDTAIKVVLQPPRRKEAVRQKRRKTSGCSIMGIMCGGCAA, from the exons ATGAGTGTTtcaaagttcataaaatgtgtcacTGTTGGTGATGGAGCTGTTGGCAAGACTTGTATGCTCATTTGTTACACAAGCAACAAGTTCCCCACT GATTATATCCCAACGGTTTTTGATAATTTCAGTGCTAATGTGGCTGTGGATGGAAATATTGTCAACTTAGGATTATGGGATACTGCTg GTCAGGAAGATTATAGCAGATTAAGGCCACTGAGCTACAGAGGTGCGGACGTATTTGTGTTAGCTTTCTCTTTAATCAGTAGAGCGAGCTATGAAAATGTCCTGAAAAAG TGGATGCCTGAACTTCGCCGATTCGCACCAAATGTTCCAGTAGTACTCGTCGGAACAAAATTAG ATCTTCGTGATGACAGAGGATATTTAGCTGATCATTTCGGTTCTAATGTCATTACATCTGCTCAG GGTGAGGAACTGAGGAAACAAATTGGTGCAGCTGCTTATATAGAATGCAGCTCAAAGACTCAACAG AATGTGAAAGCGGTTTTTGATACGGCGATTAAGGTTGTTCTTCAACCTCCAAGGCGGAAGGAGGCAGTGAGGCAAAAAAGGCGTAAAACCTCTGGTTGCTCGATTAT GGGCATTATGTGTGGTGGTTGTGCTGCATAG
- the LOC111883893 gene encoding uncharacterized protein LOC111883893: MQLFRKAKKIRLRSVKDKYLVADDDEETVFQDRDGSSEKAEWVVYTAGKNHIRFKSYYGKYLMASNTPFLQGVKGKKVIQTELKPDLDGSVNWEPVRDGFQVRLKTHTGSFLRPNGGVPPWRNTITHDTPRRSKTREKVLWDIETVESLPSYQKGD; the protein is encoded by the coding sequence ATGCAACTATTCAGAAAAGCAAAAAAGATCCGTCTTCGAAGCGTAAAAGACAAATACCTAGTGGCAGATGATGACGAGGAAACGGTTTTCCAAGATCGCGATGGGTCATCGGAAAAAGCCGAATGGGTGGTCTACACCGCCGGAAAAAATCACATCCGTTTCAAGAGTTATTACGGAAAATACCTAATGGCATCTAATACGCCATTTCTTCAAGGAGTAAAGGGGAAAAAAGTTATACAAACGGAATTGAAACCGGATTTAGATGGGAGTGTGAATTGGGAACCGGTAAGGGACGGTTTTCAGGTCCGGCTGAAAACGCACACCGGCAGTTTCTTGCGGCCGAACGGCGGAGTGCCGCCGTGGAGAAATACGATCACGCATGATACACCGCGGAGGTCAAAAACGCGGGAGAAGGTTTTGTGGGATATTGAAACTGTAGAAAGTCTTCCGTCGTATCAGAAGGGAGATTAA